One window of the Benincasa hispida cultivar B227 chromosome 3, ASM972705v1, whole genome shotgun sequence genome contains the following:
- the LOC120074105 gene encoding calcium uniporter protein 3, mitochondrial-like, with the protein MASKKTLARRLFNASSRLLFRNSAVRRTYISNNLPLNPGDFGIFRRFLHRRPNFPPPSTFTPSLPPLPVGFGNVMEQLVSRDRILLDGLKPPTPAPASVPAELEGLTVEETRKLVELTEVVRLKRKLKEIPRSCITYQEFVRICGEDCSGNNGDNENYGLELAKRLDHSGAVIVLGNFVFLDPEQMSKSIASLIPTLGINKEDSRASQELEEMEKQKAIIDGKADQQARRELRWGLGFLVAQTAALMRLTFWELTWDVMEPICYFITSTYFMGGYAFFLTTSKEPSFEGIYQSRFTAKQKHLMKLHNFDVHKYNRLRGLDSDHFPSSNHQFL; encoded by the exons ATGGCGTCCAAAAAAACCCTAGCTCGCCGCCTCTTCAACGCCTCCAGTCGGCTACTCTTCCGAAATTCCGCCGTTCGCCGCACCTATATctccaataatctcccactcaatcCCGGAGATTTTGGAATTTTCCGGCGGTTCCTTCATCGGAGGCCTAATTTTCCGCCTCCTTCCACATTCACCCCATCGCTTCCGCCATTGCCGGTCGGATTCGGTAATGTGATGGAACAGCTCGTTTCCCGCGACAGGATTCTTCTAGATGGACTGAAGCCTCCGACGCCGGCGCCGGCGTCGGTTCCGGCTGAGTTGGAGGGACTTACGGTGGAGGAGACGAGGAAGTTAGTGGAATTGACGGAGGTGGTGAGATTGAAAAGGAAATTGAAGGAGATTCCGAGGAGTTGTATTACGTATCAGGAATTCGTTCGGATTTGTGGAGAAGATTGTTCAGGTAATAATGGAGATAATGAAAATTATGGCCTTGAGTTGGCCAAGAGGCTTGATCATTCCGGTGCCGTCATCGTTTTGGGAAACTTCGTCTTTCTTGATCCCGAACAG ATGTCAAAATCAATTGCTAGCTTGATTCCCACGCTAGGAATCAACAAGGAAGACTCGAGAGCTAGCCAGGAGCTTGAAGAAATGGAGAAGCAGAAGGCCATAATTGATGGCAAGGCCGACCAGCAAGCCCGCCGTGAACTCCGATGGGGGCTCGGGTTTCTGGTGGCTCAAACTGCGGCCCTCATGAGGCTGACATTTTGGGAGCTAACTTGGGATGTTATGGAGCCAATTTGCTACTTTATAACTTCAACATATTTCATGGGTGGTTATGCCTTTTTTCTAACTACTTCCAAAGAGCCTTCATTTGAAGGGATTTACCAAAGCCGCTTCACTGCTAAGCAAAAGCACCTCATGAAGCTTCACAATTTTGATGTCCATAAATACAATCGCCTCAGAGGACTTGATTCCgatcattttccttcttcaaatcaTCAATTTTTATGA